From the Roseibium salinum genome, one window contains:
- a CDS encoding carbohydrate ABC transporter permease, which translates to MNPALQGLITIIIGVGGCIGYFYFSNQILDKVLFPPQGKDAGRNINRANMIRPWLFLFPAIFALGLYLGYPVIETLRLSLTDRSAGGAFVGLANYSQMASEPKFWEAMRNNMLWLIVVPAIATAFGLLAAQLTDRISWGNVAKSFIFMPMAISFVGAAVIFKLIYDTRAANQEQIGVLNALWLAFDGGAGSFIVLRLLPAVILLGFAALMAYIIYLLVTAMLPKGAGRSTGTWWSVPLRLIIVLAAAWMIWLSLKSAVSVFTATLPYGEPQTWLTIPFYNNFFLMAVLIWIQTGFAMVILSASLRGIPEETIEAAILDGANPFQIFFKIKVPQIMGTIVVVWTTITLVVLKIFDIVFAMTNGQWETQVLANYMYDKLFRASDWGVGSASAIVIMLLVMPILVWNVYNARKEMR; encoded by the coding sequence ATGAATCCGGCACTTCAGGGGCTTATCACCATCATCATTGGTGTTGGCGGCTGCATCGGCTACTTCTATTTTTCCAATCAGATTCTGGACAAGGTTCTCTTTCCGCCACAGGGAAAGGACGCGGGGCGCAACATCAACCGGGCCAACATGATCCGGCCGTGGCTGTTCCTGTTTCCGGCCATCTTCGCTCTCGGCCTGTACCTCGGATATCCGGTGATCGAGACGTTGCGGCTGTCGCTGACGGACCGGTCGGCAGGCGGGGCCTTTGTCGGCCTTGCGAATTACTCCCAGATGGCGAGCGAGCCGAAATTCTGGGAAGCGATGCGCAACAACATGCTGTGGCTGATCGTCGTGCCGGCGATTGCGACCGCGTTCGGCCTCCTGGCCGCGCAACTGACCGACCGCATCTCCTGGGGCAATGTCGCCAAGTCGTTCATCTTCATGCCGATGGCGATTTCCTTTGTCGGCGCCGCTGTGATCTTCAAGCTGATCTATGACACACGTGCTGCCAACCAGGAGCAGATAGGTGTTCTCAACGCCCTTTGGCTGGCGTTCGATGGCGGCGCGGGATCCTTCATCGTGCTGCGCCTTCTGCCGGCCGTCATCCTGCTCGGCTTCGCCGCTCTGATGGCCTATATCATCTATCTGCTGGTCACGGCGATGCTGCCCAAGGGGGCGGGGCGCAGCACGGGAACCTGGTGGTCCGTGCCGCTGCGACTGATTATCGTGCTCGCTGCCGCCTGGATGATCTGGCTGTCGCTGAAGTCCGCCGTCTCCGTGTTCACGGCAACGCTGCCCTATGGCGAACCGCAGACGTGGCTCACCATTCCGTTCTACAACAACTTCTTTCTGATGGCCGTGCTGATCTGGATCCAGACCGGCTTTGCCATGGTGATCCTCTCCGCATCGCTGCGCGGCATTCCGGAAGAGACGATCGAGGCCGCCATCCTGGATGGGGCCAACCCGTTTCAGATCTTCTTCAAGATCAAGGTTCCCCAGATCATGGGCACGATCGTCGTCGTGTGGACCACCATCACGCTGGTCGTCCTGAAGATCTTCGATATCGTGTTCGCCATGACCAACGGCCAATGGGAGACGCAGGTTCTGGCGAACTACATGTACGACAAGCTGTTCCGCGCAAGCGACTGGGGCGTCGGCTCCGCAAGTGCGATCGTGATCATGCTGCTGGTGATGCCGATCCTTGTCTGGAACGTCTACAACGCTCGCAAGGAAATGCGCTGA
- a CDS encoding sugar kinase, producing MPSRFLAIGECMVEMAPTGDGTYAMGFAGDTLNTAWYARRCLPADWSVSYYTAVGNDQVSAQMLDFLQRSGIDTGAVRLMDERTVGLYLIQLKDGERSFAYWRSQSAARCLAADKGALDAALDGAGLVYFSGITLAILSAEDRVSFMNALRKARGGGSKIAFDPNLRPRLWEDLDTMRASVTEAAGLCDFVMPSFEDELAHFGDADPKASAERYLAAGAEMVVVKNGPEEVICASRGGTQKAFQPQPVTSIVDTTAAGDSFNAAFLAEYLTSGNLEAGVDAGARLAAKVIQHRGALVDCFETA from the coding sequence GTGCCGTCAAGATTCCTGGCCATTGGCGAGTGTATGGTCGAAATGGCCCCGACCGGGGACGGTACCTATGCGATGGGTTTTGCCGGAGACACGCTCAACACCGCCTGGTATGCGCGCAGATGCCTGCCGGCGGACTGGTCGGTCAGCTATTATACGGCGGTCGGCAACGATCAGGTGTCCGCTCAGATGCTGGATTTCCTGCAGCGCTCAGGCATCGATACGGGAGCGGTGCGCCTCATGGACGAGCGCACGGTCGGCCTCTACCTGATCCAGCTGAAGGACGGCGAGCGCAGTTTCGCCTATTGGCGGTCCCAGTCGGCGGCCCGTTGCCTTGCCGCCGACAAGGGAGCGCTCGACGCGGCGCTGGATGGGGCAGGACTGGTCTATTTCAGCGGCATCACGCTGGCGATCCTTTCCGCCGAGGACCGTGTTTCCTTCATGAACGCGCTTCGCAAGGCGCGCGGCGGCGGGTCGAAGATCGCCTTCGATCCCAACCTTCGTCCGCGCTTGTGGGAAGATCTGGATACGATGCGGGCGAGCGTCACGGAAGCGGCGGGCCTGTGCGATTTCGTCATGCCGTCCTTTGAAGACGAACTTGCCCATTTCGGCGACGCCGATCCGAAGGCCAGCGCGGAACGCTATCTCGCTGCCGGAGCGGAGATGGTCGTCGTCAAGAACGGGCCGGAGGAAGTGATCTGTGCCTCCCGTGGCGGCACGCAGAAGGCCTTTCAGCCGCAGCCGGTCACGAGCATCGTCGATACCACCGCCGCGGGCGACAGTTTCAATGCCGCTTTCCTGGCCGAATATCTGACTTCCGGAAATCTCGAGGCCGGCGTCGACGCCGGCGCCAGGCTGGCGGCCAAGGTCATCCAGCATCGCGGCGCGCTCGTCGATTGTTTCGAGACGGCATAG
- a CDS encoding carbohydrate ABC transporter permease — MSSIAGTKSGLTWAVHISVVLLVALWLFPTLGLFVSSFRTADQITSSGWWAAMLPAERNESLRTGAPDSQVQQDGQWLIQGNLFEGATDATISSWGTSMRDIGAYAPGDTADMGEDGRLTVQENGDYRLVNSQEFSGRRGERVFVTIQTPPEFTLQNYKNMLLDPSNREGMTKAFFNTLTVVIPATIIPIVIAAFAAYALAWMRFPGRALLIAAVVGLLVVPLQLALIPLLKLHLAVGIGKGYLGVWLAHTGFGLPLAIYLLRNYMVGLPRDIIENAKVDGATDFQIFTKIILPLSFPALASFAIFQFLWTWNDLLVAMVFLIDATGETTVMTKQIVELLGTRGGNWEILATAAFISIVVPLAVFFALQRYLVRGLLAGSVK; from the coding sequence ATGTCATCAATCGCTGGCACCAAATCCGGCCTCACCTGGGCGGTCCACATCTCGGTCGTGCTTCTCGTCGCGCTGTGGCTGTTCCCGACCCTAGGCCTCTTCGTGTCGTCTTTCCGCACGGCGGACCAGATCACGTCGAGCGGCTGGTGGGCGGCAATGCTGCCTGCGGAGCGGAACGAGTCGCTGCGCACCGGCGCTCCGGACAGTCAGGTTCAACAGGACGGGCAATGGCTCATACAGGGCAATCTGTTTGAGGGAGCAACGGACGCAACAATCTCGTCCTGGGGAACATCCATGCGCGATATCGGTGCCTACGCACCGGGCGACACGGCCGACATGGGCGAGGACGGGCGCCTGACAGTTCAGGAAAACGGCGACTACCGGCTGGTGAACAGCCAGGAGTTTTCCGGCCGGCGCGGCGAACGGGTGTTCGTCACGATCCAGACGCCGCCTGAATTCACGCTGCAGAACTACAAGAACATGCTGCTCGACCCGTCCAACCGGGAGGGCATGACCAAGGCGTTCTTCAATACACTGACCGTCGTCATCCCGGCGACGATCATTCCGATCGTGATTGCCGCCTTTGCCGCCTATGCGCTGGCCTGGATGCGCTTTCCCGGGCGTGCGCTCCTGATCGCCGCGGTTGTCGGGCTGCTGGTGGTGCCGCTGCAACTGGCGCTCATTCCGCTCTTGAAGCTGCATCTGGCCGTCGGCATCGGCAAGGGCTATCTCGGCGTCTGGCTGGCCCATACGGGCTTCGGCCTGCCGCTGGCGATCTATCTCCTGCGCAACTACATGGTCGGCCTGCCGCGGGACATCATCGAAAACGCCAAGGTGGACGGGGCGACCGACTTCCAGATCTTCACCAAGATCATCCTTCCTCTGTCCTTCCCGGCGCTTGCGTCCTTCGCCATCTTCCAGTTCCTGTGGACCTGGAACGATCTGCTGGTCGCAATGGTGTTCCTGATCGACGCCACCGGCGAGACGACCGTTATGACCAAGCAGATCGTCGAGCTGCTCGGTACCAGGGGCGGCAACTGGGAAATCCTCGCCACGGCGGCGTTCATTTCGATCGTCGTGCCGCTGGCCGTCTTCTTTGCGCTGCAGCGCTACCTCGTCCGCGGCCTCCTGGCCGGGTCGGTGAAATAA
- a CDS encoding LacI family DNA-binding transcriptional regulator, translating into MSKGVNLKELSQRLNLSQTTVSRALNGYPEVSPETRKRVVEMADKLGYAPNSQARRLATGRSMAIGHVIPRSIHEMMNPIFLEFIAGAGETYSKHGYDMIISVVDDAHEEEAYRQIASRKKADGVIVHGPATSEHRHELLKELNLPFVVHGRIPGAENETSWIDMNNRRAFERATNLLLDLGHTRIALLNGLENMDFARRRRTGFEEALAARGLAADPALMRSADMTEPYGCDNAMEMLRIENPPTAFLVSSMITAIGVARGVGQCGLKTGKDVSIITHDDALSFLPNSGEVPIFTCTRSSVRYAGQKAAELLLAMIADPGAKPASLHLDAELIIGQSTGPAPARTG; encoded by the coding sequence ATGAGCAAAGGTGTAAACCTTAAGGAACTATCGCAACGGCTGAACCTGTCGCAAACGACGGTCAGCCGCGCGCTGAACGGCTATCCGGAGGTCAGCCCCGAAACGCGCAAGCGCGTTGTCGAAATGGCGGACAAGCTCGGCTATGCCCCCAACAGCCAGGCAAGGCGGCTGGCCACGGGGCGCTCCATGGCGATCGGCCACGTCATACCGCGCTCGATACACGAGATGATGAACCCGATCTTTCTGGAGTTCATTGCAGGGGCCGGAGAAACCTACTCGAAGCACGGCTACGACATGATCATAAGCGTGGTCGACGACGCCCATGAGGAGGAGGCCTATCGGCAGATCGCGTCACGCAAGAAGGCCGACGGCGTGATCGTTCACGGCCCGGCGACCAGTGAACACAGGCACGAACTCCTGAAGGAGCTCAATCTGCCGTTCGTGGTCCACGGCCGCATTCCCGGCGCCGAGAACGAGACCTCGTGGATCGACATGAACAACCGCCGGGCTTTCGAGCGGGCAACCAATCTGCTGCTCGACCTCGGCCACACCCGTATCGCGCTGCTGAACGGCCTTGAAAACATGGATTTCGCCCGGCGGCGGCGGACGGGCTTTGAAGAGGCGCTCGCCGCCCGCGGGCTCGCAGCCGACCCGGCGCTCATGCGCAGTGCGGACATGACAGAGCCCTATGGCTGCGACAACGCGATGGAGATGCTCCGGATTGAAAATCCGCCGACCGCCTTTCTCGTCTCCTCGATGATCACGGCAATCGGTGTCGCCCGCGGCGTCGGACAGTGCGGATTGAAAACCGGCAAGGACGTTTCCATCATCACTCACGATGACGCCCTGTCGTTCCTCCCCAACAGCGGGGAAGTGCCGATCTTCACGTGCACGCGGTCTTCGGTGCGCTACGCGGGACAGAAGGCCGCCGAACTGCTGCTCGCCATGATCGCCGACCCGGGGGCCAAGCCGGCGTCCCTCCACCTGGACGCCGAGCTGATCATCGGCCAGTCGACCGGTCCGGCACCCGCCCGTACAGGTTAA
- a CDS encoding DeoR/GlpR family DNA-binding transcription regulator translates to MLGQMDLSKRQAEIADLVQKAGFASVEELAERFDVTAQTIRRDVNGLCELGVLRRTHGGVEPPAAAANIHYSTRQILNLPEKQLIAKLVAGQVEDNQSVAFSIGTTPEIVMQALVTHDRLAIFTNNLNVAFTASANPTFQVTIAGGRLRHGDRDVLGASAQAFFANYKVDIGIFGVAGVDEDGTLLDFHEDEVAARQAILANCRRSFLVLDHSKFGRSAHVRGGRLSDVDAVFTDRPVPPSYLESLKGSTTEVHVAEGGSAA, encoded by the coding sequence ATGCTTGGTCAGATGGATCTTTCAAAACGGCAGGCTGAAATTGCCGATCTTGTGCAGAAGGCAGGTTTCGCCTCCGTCGAGGAACTGGCCGAACGTTTCGATGTGACCGCCCAGACCATTCGCCGCGACGTGAACGGTCTGTGTGAACTTGGCGTGCTGCGGCGGACGCATGGCGGGGTGGAACCTCCGGCGGCTGCGGCGAACATTCACTATTCCACCCGGCAGATTCTGAACCTGCCGGAAAAGCAGTTGATCGCAAAGCTGGTCGCCGGCCAGGTCGAAGACAATCAGTCGGTTGCCTTTTCGATCGGAACCACGCCGGAAATCGTGATGCAGGCACTGGTCACCCACGACAGGCTGGCCATTTTCACCAACAACCTGAACGTTGCCTTCACGGCGTCCGCCAATCCGACCTTCCAGGTGACGATCGCGGGCGGGCGGCTGCGCCATGGCGACAGGGACGTTCTCGGGGCGTCCGCCCAGGCGTTTTTCGCCAACTACAAGGTCGATATCGGCATTTTCGGCGTGGCCGGTGTCGACGAGGATGGAACCCTGCTGGACTTCCACGAGGACGAGGTTGCCGCCCGCCAGGCGATCCTGGCCAACTGCCGCAGGTCCTTTCTGGTTCTCGACCACAGCAAGTTCGGGCGCAGCGCCCATGTGCGGGGAGGCCGGTTGAGCGATGTCGATGCCGTCTTCACTGACCGGCCCGTGCCACCGTCCTACCTGGAGAGCCTGAAGGGCTCAACCACCGAAGTCCATGTCGCCGAAGGCGGCAGCGCGGCTTAG
- a CDS encoding TolC family outer membrane protein — protein sequence MTVFIAPANLMRGRKSHLVRLWASASLIGLSLAGAPASAQSLEEAMASAYAVNPGLKAERSRYEATNQGIWTARSEFLPQVTGTYLGEQYAYRNDRNGTSDRSYSHELGVSMSQTLFQGFAGVNRLNQAHEEAVSGRNQLIGAEQSLLFDTADAYLRVVRDRAILAHLQAYRNVVQREVNAARARFKSGDATRTDIEQALARYAEAEGNSDQAVGDLQASEALYERLTGRKPGKLGWPAIPKSIEPAGLDDAITTAFQNNPSIRAAIADARAARFAARASVGDMLPRVSVESGWETGYRGNLGNQDEDEFRLGLRVTAPLFSGGRNVAAVKRARHTAAQQEYELDDTQQIIRENVIRAMKQRAASRLRAKAAQRAIEANRRAVKGLQVEFDSGQRTLLDVLNGERELLLSKVDDVRARYDARIADFLLLANIGRLAPQHFSIIEKRPAPVPRLVPQFNTWDLRLGPTENDVFLAETDQ from the coding sequence ATGACAGTGTTCATTGCCCCGGCAAACCTGATGCGCGGACGGAAAAGCCATCTGGTCCGGCTGTGGGCAAGCGCATCCCTCATCGGCCTTTCGCTTGCCGGCGCACCGGCCTCGGCCCAGTCCCTGGAGGAGGCGATGGCCTCCGCCTATGCGGTCAATCCGGGACTGAAGGCGGAGCGCTCGAGATACGAGGCGACGAACCAGGGCATCTGGACGGCACGGTCCGAATTTCTGCCGCAGGTAACCGGCACTTATCTCGGAGAGCAATACGCCTACCGCAACGATCGCAACGGCACGAGCGACCGGTCCTATTCTCACGAGCTGGGCGTGAGCATGTCGCAAACGCTGTTCCAGGGTTTTGCCGGGGTCAACCGGCTGAACCAGGCCCATGAAGAAGCCGTCTCCGGCCGCAACCAGTTGATCGGCGCGGAGCAGAGCCTGCTGTTCGACACGGCGGACGCCTATCTACGGGTCGTGCGCGACCGTGCGATCCTTGCTCATCTGCAGGCTTACAGGAACGTGGTGCAGCGGGAGGTGAACGCGGCCCGCGCCCGCTTCAAGTCAGGTGACGCCACCCGGACCGACATCGAACAGGCACTCGCCCGCTATGCCGAAGCCGAGGGCAACTCCGACCAGGCCGTCGGTGACCTGCAAGCTTCCGAAGCGCTCTATGAGCGCCTGACCGGCCGCAAGCCCGGCAAGCTCGGCTGGCCCGCCATTCCGAAGTCGATCGAACCTGCCGGTCTCGACGATGCAATCACGACGGCATTCCAGAACAACCCCTCCATCCGTGCGGCGATCGCCGATGCAAGGGCCGCCCGTTTCGCGGCGCGGGCCTCGGTCGGCGACATGCTGCCCAGGGTGTCGGTGGAAAGCGGCTGGGAGACCGGCTACAGAGGCAATCTCGGCAATCAGGACGAGGACGAATTCCGGCTCGGGCTGCGGGTGACCGCGCCGCTGTTTTCCGGCGGCCGCAACGTTGCCGCCGTCAAGCGCGCCAGGCACACTGCCGCTCAGCAGGAATACGAGCTCGACGACACCCAGCAGATCATCCGCGAAAACGTCATCCGGGCAATGAAACAGCGCGCCGCCTCGCGCTTGCGCGCCAAGGCCGCCCAACGTGCGATCGAGGCCAACCGGAGAGCGGTCAAAGGCCTGCAGGTGGAATTCGACAGCGGCCAGCGCACGCTGCTCGACGTTCTCAATGGCGAGCGGGAACTGCTGCTGAGCAAGGTCGATGACGTCCGTGCCCGCTATGATGCCCGGATCGCCGACTTTCTTTTGCTGGCCAATATCGGCCGGCTGGCGCCTCAGCATTTTTCGATCATCGAGAAACGCCCTGCGCCGGTTCCACGGCTGGTTCCGCAATTCAATACCTGGGACCTGCGTCTCGGCCCGACCGAGAACGACGTCTTCCTGGCGGAGACGGACCAGTAG
- a CDS encoding ABC transporter ATP-binding protein, with product MSSLSLKDVSKSYGSVEVLRDINLEIDQGELIVFVGPSGCGKSTLLRMIAGLETITGGTLEIDGERMNDVPPAQRGIAMVFQTYALYPHMTVRDNMAFGMKIAKKPQTEIDAAIANAARILQLEPYLDRLPKALSGGQRQRVAIGRAIVRDPKVFLFDEPLSNLDAALRVATRIEIAQLKESMPESTMVYVTHDQVEAMTLATRIVVLHGGDVEQVGAPLELYERPANTFVAQFIGSPAMNLLEAKVTATGNTTSVQTTDGGHADLPIASFESDMDSVVKLGVRPEDLTVTDGDDFLITADVEIVEALGETTVLYFQATGGVPALIAKLPGIHKIAKGTPIRLTAAPEKLHLFDGKGQSFLYR from the coding sequence ATGTCATCTCTGTCCTTGAAGGATGTCAGCAAATCTTACGGCAGTGTTGAAGTCCTGAGAGATATCAACCTGGAGATCGATCAAGGCGAGCTGATCGTTTTCGTCGGCCCGTCCGGCTGTGGCAAGTCCACGCTCCTGCGCATGATCGCCGGGCTGGAAACGATCACCGGCGGGACGCTGGAGATCGACGGCGAGCGCATGAACGACGTGCCGCCCGCTCAGCGCGGTATCGCCATGGTGTTCCAGACCTACGCGCTCTACCCGCATATGACGGTGCGCGACAACATGGCTTTCGGCATGAAGATCGCCAAGAAGCCGCAGACGGAAATCGATGCGGCGATCGCCAACGCGGCCCGCATCCTGCAGCTTGAGCCTTATCTCGACCGCTTGCCGAAAGCGCTTTCCGGCGGTCAGCGCCAGCGTGTCGCCATCGGCCGCGCCATCGTGCGCGACCCGAAGGTCTTCCTGTTCGACGAACCGCTTTCGAACCTGGACGCCGCCCTGCGCGTGGCGACCCGTATCGAGATCGCTCAGCTGAAGGAAAGCATGCCCGAAAGCACGATGGTCTACGTGACGCACGACCAGGTGGAAGCGATGACGCTGGCAACCCGCATCGTCGTTCTGCATGGCGGTGACGTCGAGCAGGTCGGTGCGCCGCTGGAGCTCTACGAGCGGCCGGCGAACACCTTCGTCGCCCAGTTCATCGGGTCGCCGGCCATGAACCTCCTGGAGGCAAAGGTCACGGCCACGGGGAACACGACATCGGTTCAAACGACCGATGGCGGCCATGCGGACCTGCCGATCGCCTCGTTCGAGAGCGACATGGACAGCGTCGTCAAACTGGGCGTGCGGCCGGAAGACCTGACGGTTACCGATGGCGACGATTTCCTGATCACCGCCGACGTGGAGATCGTGGAAGCGCTCGGTGAAACCACCGTTCTCTACTTCCAGGCCACGGGCGGAGTTCCGGCCCTGATCGCCAAACTTCCCGGCATTCACAAGATCGCAAAGGGCACGCCCATCCGCCTGACCGCGGCTCCTGAAAAGCTGCATCTCTTCGACGGGAAGGGGCAGTCGTTCCTCTACCGGTGA
- a CDS encoding ABC transporter substrate-binding protein, which translates to MKSRLMACTAGAALGVAFGISAAAAQDLMYAPGEDSRFNWDSYQAYADSHDLGGEQLTILGPWLGPDQEAFDKVLAYFGEAANVDVRYTGSDSMEQQIMVDAEAGSAPNIAVIPQPGLAADLASRGFLTPLGDEAANWMKENYAAGQSWVDLGTYEGKDGSEAFYAFPYKADVKSLVWYVPENLEDAGYEIPQTMEELKALTEQIVADGGTPWCIGLGSGAATGWPATDWVEDLMLRTQPPEVYDQWVTNEIPFDDPKVVAAIEEFGWFARNNDFVAGGADAVASTDFRDSPKGLFSVPPQCYLHRQASFIPAFFPEGTEVGLDADFFYFPAYAEKDLGKPVLGAGTLFAITKDSKAAHAFVEFLETPIAHELWMSLEGGGFLTPLTSVNNEVYVTETRKALGDILLNATVFRFDGSDLMPGGVGAGAFWTGMVDFVGGKPAEQVAEEIQTSWEGLK; encoded by the coding sequence ATGAAATCACGTTTGATGGCCTGCACGGCAGGCGCAGCACTGGGCGTTGCCTTTGGCATCAGCGCAGCGGCGGCGCAGGATCTGATGTATGCGCCCGGTGAAGATTCCCGTTTCAACTGGGACAGCTATCAGGCCTATGCCGACTCTCATGACCTTGGTGGTGAGCAGCTCACCATTCTGGGGCCGTGGCTCGGGCCGGACCAGGAGGCGTTCGACAAGGTGCTCGCCTATTTCGGTGAAGCCGCCAATGTCGACGTGCGCTACACCGGCTCCGACAGCATGGAACAGCAGATCATGGTCGATGCCGAGGCCGGCTCTGCTCCGAACATCGCGGTCATCCCGCAGCCCGGCCTTGCAGCCGATCTCGCCAGCCGCGGCTTCCTGACGCCGCTCGGCGACGAAGCCGCGAACTGGATGAAGGAAAACTACGCCGCGGGCCAGTCCTGGGTCGATCTCGGCACGTATGAGGGCAAGGACGGCAGCGAAGCGTTCTATGCTTTCCCCTACAAGGCCGACGTGAAGTCGCTGGTCTGGTATGTGCCGGAGAACCTCGAGGACGCCGGTTACGAAATTCCGCAGACCATGGAAGAGCTGAAGGCGCTGACCGAGCAGATCGTTGCGGACGGCGGGACGCCCTGGTGCATCGGACTCGGATCGGGTGCGGCAACCGGCTGGCCGGCAACCGACTGGGTCGAGGATCTGATGCTGCGTACGCAGCCGCCGGAGGTCTATGACCAGTGGGTGACCAACGAGATCCCCTTCGACGACCCGAAAGTCGTCGCGGCGATCGAGGAATTCGGCTGGTTCGCACGCAACAACGACTTTGTGGCCGGCGGCGCCGATGCCGTTGCCTCGACCGATTTCCGCGACAGTCCCAAGGGGCTCTTCTCGGTGCCGCCGCAGTGCTACCTGCACCGCCAGGCCTCTTTCATTCCCGCCTTCTTCCCAGAAGGGACCGAAGTGGGTCTTGATGCCGATTTCTTCTATTTCCCGGCCTATGCCGAGAAGGATCTTGGCAAGCCGGTCCTGGGCGCGGGCACCCTGTTCGCGATCACCAAGGACAGCAAGGCCGCGCATGCCTTCGTCGAGTTCCTGGAAACCCCGATCGCGCATGAGCTTTGGATGTCCCTGGAGGGCGGCGGATTCCTGACGCCGCTAACGAGCGTGAACAACGAAGTCTATGTCACGGAGACGCGCAAGGCGCTCGGCGACATTCTTCTCAACGCGACGGTCTTCCGCTTCGACGGCTCCGACCTCATGCCCGGCGGCGTTGGCGCCGGGGCGTTCTGGACCGGCATGGTCGACTTTGTCGGCGGCAAGCCCGCCGAACAGGTGGCCGAGGAGATCCAGACTTCCTGGGAAGGCCTGAAGTAA
- a CDS encoding GntR family transcriptional regulator: MPSNGKSTRVDKAYERLKAEILKGELPPGFQAPEPDIAGRLGMSRTPVREALIRLEAEGLVHLIPRRGARVLPISNKDLSEIFEILAALEGLAAGTAAKGNCGEDLLRTIEVVIDDANAALAASDMERWAELDDRFHKLIAQASGNSRLEHEIEGLLNQVFRANSMLLRLNKAPASNADDHRGIYEAISAGDPDKASSIATAHRLGGMTTMQRVLGACGLSHV; this comes from the coding sequence ATGCCATCTAACGGGAAATCAACACGCGTCGACAAAGCTTACGAGCGGTTGAAGGCAGAAATTCTGAAAGGTGAACTGCCGCCGGGGTTTCAGGCGCCCGAGCCGGACATTGCCGGCCGCCTGGGCATGAGCCGAACCCCCGTGCGCGAGGCCCTGATCCGTCTGGAGGCGGAAGGGCTGGTTCATCTCATTCCGCGCCGCGGGGCAAGGGTCCTGCCGATCTCGAACAAGGATCTTTCCGAGATATTCGAAATCCTCGCGGCCCTGGAAGGGCTCGCCGCCGGTACCGCCGCCAAGGGCAATTGCGGCGAAGACCTCCTGAGAACCATTGAAGTCGTGATCGATGATGCGAACGCGGCGCTTGCCGCCAGCGACATGGAACGGTGGGCCGAACTCGATGACCGGTTTCACAAGCTGATCGCGCAGGCCAGCGGCAATTCCCGGCTCGAGCACGAAATCGAAGGACTTCTCAACCAGGTGTTCCGTGCCAATTCCATGCTGCTGCGGCTGAACAAGGCGCCGGCCTCCAACGCCGACGATCATCGCGGCATCTACGAGGCGATCAGCGCCGGCGATCCGGACAAGGCCTCCAGCATCGCGACCGCGCACCGGCTGGGCGGCATGACGACCATGCAGCGCGTGCTGGGAGCCTGCGGCTTGTCCCACGTCTGA
- a CDS encoding VOC family protein: MQPCFHLAYHVTDLDEARAFYGGLLGCREGRSTQTWVDFNFFGHQISLHLGEPFKTTNTGKVGEHMVPMPHLGVVLDMPAWKALAEKLTAANLDFVLAPTIRFQGEPGEQSTMFFKDPSGNPIEIKGFADEAGVFAA; encoded by the coding sequence ATGCAACCCTGTTTCCATCTCGCCTATCATGTCACCGATCTGGACGAAGCCCGTGCCTTTTACGGCGGGCTGCTTGGCTGCCGGGAGGGCCGCAGCACGCAGACCTGGGTCGACTTCAATTTCTTCGGCCATCAGATCTCGCTGCATCTCGGCGAACCGTTCAAGACCACCAACACCGGCAAGGTCGGCGAGCACATGGTGCCGATGCCGCATCTGGGCGTGGTGCTCGACATGCCGGCCTGGAAGGCCCTTGCGGAAAAACTGACGGCGGCTAACCTCGACTTCGTGCTTGCTCCGACGATCCGGTTTCAGGGCGAACCCGGCGAGCAGAGCACCATGTTCTTCAAAGACCCTTCCGGCAACCCCATCGAGATAAAGGGCTTTGCCGACGAGGCCGGAGTATTTGCCGCATGA